The following are encoded together in the Ketobacter sp. MCCC 1A13808 genome:
- the astA gene encoding arginine N-succinyltransferase encodes MLVIRLAQAQDLDAIIQLARTSGGGLTNLPLDRSTLSEKLSRAVHTHQHMNSFGDGLFWFVLEDLNTGNIVGVSGIESAIGLDQACYTYRVGTIVHASTNLNIYHQFPTLFLTNDHSGCSELCSLYLDPTFRHSKIGALLSKARFLFMAQYPQLFAAKVIAELRGYLDETGSSPFWEGLGRHFFDMDFSQADYLTAVNRKQFIAELMPRYPFYTNFLPASARSVIGKVHADTRPAKKLLEQEGFRYEGCIDIFDAGPTLECYVDRVRAIRDSYLATMLQIQALDGYPLLVCNPDRLQFRCALLWPGESGVHATSTESLWSELKLNQEQKARCILLNRDGI; translated from the coding sequence CCAATCTGCCGCTGGATCGTTCTACCTTGTCTGAAAAACTTTCCCGCGCCGTGCATACCCACCAGCACATGAACAGCTTTGGTGACGGGTTGTTCTGGTTTGTGCTGGAAGACCTGAATACCGGTAACATCGTTGGTGTGTCCGGAATTGAATCCGCTATCGGCCTCGACCAAGCCTGTTATACCTATCGTGTGGGCACTATTGTGCACGCCTCTACCAACCTGAATATCTATCATCAGTTTCCCACTTTATTTCTGACTAACGACCACAGCGGTTGTAGTGAGCTTTGCTCGTTGTATCTCGATCCCACCTTCCGTCACAGTAAAATCGGAGCGCTCCTTTCCAAAGCACGATTTTTATTTATGGCGCAATATCCCCAGTTATTTGCAGCGAAGGTAATTGCCGAGTTGAGAGGCTATCTGGATGAAACCGGGTCATCGCCTTTTTGGGAAGGGCTGGGCCGGCATTTTTTTGATATGGATTTTTCCCAGGCCGATTATTTAACCGCGGTCAACCGCAAGCAGTTTATAGCGGAGTTAATGCCGCGCTATCCCTTTTACACCAATTTTCTACCGGCAAGCGCCCGTAGTGTCATCGGCAAAGTCCATGCAGACACCCGCCCCGCAAAAAAGCTGCTGGAGCAGGAAGGGTTTCGTTATGAAGGCTGTATCGATATTTTTGATGCCGGGCCCACACTGGAGTGTTATGTGGATAGGGTGCGAGCGATCCGGGACAGCTATCTGGCAACGATGTTACAAATACAGGCTTTGGATGGTTATCCGTTATTGGTGTGCAACCCGGACCGGCTGCAATTCCGCTGTGCCTTATTATGGCCGGGGGAGTCCGGGGTGCACGCGACGTCCACGGAGTCGCTGTGGTCTGAACTTAAACTCAACCAAGAACAAAAAGCCCGCTGTATTTTGTTGAACAGGGATGGAATTTAA